One Mercenaria mercenaria strain notata chromosome 12, MADL_Memer_1, whole genome shotgun sequence DNA segment encodes these proteins:
- the LOC123533451 gene encoding protein ABHD15-like, with the protein MFIQFLLNWMLSWICAVMIKAKIWKIHRDIIPVLHSKESSLSKYLFSKRGLLNRPFRPSFILRNGYVQTFVGVIYNPLEDCQFDREYLRTTDKSVVALDWFKQPTEKLKRNSPIILISPRLTGDALSVGNICELGTLRGMRAVVINRRGHGSSFLLSPSLTSIGDTRDTRKVMEYISSKYPNVKNVGIGIVAGSATLFSYLGEFGSSSLMKAAVTVSSSYDNTEILCEQIPKLYEIYLLINLKLMLLRNWKILNKFIDLKATLVKSWKLKEFDYQVYCKMYGIETFEAFWQRNDPMRDVDDIAVPVLCINSLDDPVIVEENIPFDLFQFYPNLFLVTVAKGGHCAFYENVCGDSWAITLIINYIEYVLEFISNSKLSH; encoded by the coding sequence ATGTTTATACAGTTTCTCCTGAATTGGATGTTATCCTGGATTTGTGCTGTGATGATAAAagcaaaaatttggaaaatacaTCGTGATATTATACCTGTTCTGCATAGCAAGGAATCGTCtttatctaaatatttatttagtaaaagAGGACTTTTAAACCGTCCGTTTCGACCGTCATTTATACTTAGAAATGGATATGTTCAAACGTTTGTTGGAGTTATATACAATCCACTTGAAGACTGTCAATTTGATCGGGAATATTTACGAACAACAGACAAATCAGTTGTCGCTTTAGACTGGTTCAAACAGCCAACAGAAAAGTTAAAACGCAACAGTCCTATCATTTTAATATCTCCTCGATTAACAGGGGATGCTCTAAGTGTTGGAAATATTTGCGAACTTGGTACTTTAAGGGGTATGCGAGCCGTCGTTATCAACAGACGAGGTCACGGTTCCAGTTTTCTTTTGTCACCTAGTCTAACAAGCATTGGTGATACCAGAGATACAAGAAAAGTTATGGAATACATCAGTAGCAAATATCCAAATGTGAAAAATGTTGGCATTGGAATAGTTGCCGGATCAGCTACCTTATTTTCCTATCTCGGTGAATTTGGCTCTTCGTCTCTTATGAAAGCAGCTGTGACTGTATCCTCCTCATACGATAACACTGAAATTCTGTGTGAAcaaataccaaaattatatgagatTTACCTTTTAATTAACCTAAAATTGATGTTGTTGAGAAACTGGAAAATTCTGAACAAATTCATAGATCTAAAGGCGACTCTGGTAAAGTCTTGGAAATTAAAGGAATTTGATTATCAagtttattgtaaaatgtatGGAATAGAAACATTCGAGGCATTCTGGCAGAGGAATGATCCGATGAGAGATGTTGATGATATAGCCGTTCctgttttatgtataaatagtCTGGATGATCCGGTGATAGTTGAAGAAAATATTCCGTTCGATCTGTTTCAGTTTTATCCGAATTTATTCTTAGTAACTGTAGCGAAAGGTGGTCACTGTGCCTTCTATGAAAATGTATGTGGAGACTCTTGGGCAATCACACTTATAATTAACTACATAGAATATGTTCTAGAGTTTATTTCAAACTCTAAATTGTCACATTAG